In a single window of the Aridibaculum aurantiacum genome:
- a CDS encoding heavy metal translocating P-type ATPase produces the protein MEHNHNNEQAKDLQLDQLEKITDKNEEHQHSADDGHNHGAEEPGWKAHWDLLLALAILIVLLVLEYGFHIELPNIPSLIINLIAYILAGRSVLNLAFRKSKRGDFFNEFVLMSVATIGAFIIGEYEEGVAVMVFYQIGEWFQDAAVNNAKKNIKALLDIRPDEVTVLRNGQATVINPSAIELGESIQVKPGEKVALDGELLSENASFNTAALTGESKPDTKYKGEAIYAGMINLNTVSEVKVTALFKDSKLSKILEMVQDATARKSQTQLFISRFAKVYTPIVFFLALAVCLVPYLIVDDYVFTTWFYRALVFLVISCPCALVVSIPLGYFGGIGLASRNGILFKGGNFLDVMTKINTVVMDKTGTLTKGVFKVQQVVPNNISKEELVKLTSALEQNSTHPIAKAVTEYAGTAKDNVKVEGVEEISGHGLKGSVEGKEVLAGNLKLLKKFGINYPEELEQEVNTIVVVAVNNAYAGYITIADEVKEDAKQAIEEMHKLNIQTVMLSGDKQSVVNQVAKSIGIDKAFGDLLPEGKVEKVQQLKNEGRRIAFAGDGVNDAPVVALADAGIAMGGLGSDATIETADIVIQNDQPSKIVSAIKIGKITRNIVWQNIILAMVVKIIVLILGAGGVATLWEAVIADVGVALLAILNAVRIQKIKV, from the coding sequence ATGGAACACAATCATAACAACGAACAAGCTAAAGACTTACAGTTAGACCAGCTTGAAAAGATAACAGACAAAAACGAAGAACATCAGCATTCTGCTGATGATGGTCACAATCATGGAGCAGAAGAGCCAGGATGGAAAGCGCATTGGGACTTGTTGTTAGCTTTAGCAATACTCATCGTATTGCTTGTATTAGAGTATGGCTTTCATATAGAGTTGCCTAATATTCCATCATTAATCATCAACCTTATAGCTTACATCCTTGCAGGCAGAAGTGTATTAAACTTGGCGTTCCGCAAATCAAAACGTGGCGACTTCTTCAACGAGTTTGTATTAATGAGTGTGGCAACAATTGGTGCATTTATAATCGGAGAGTATGAAGAAGGTGTTGCCGTAATGGTATTCTACCAGATAGGCGAATGGTTTCAGGATGCCGCAGTAAATAATGCAAAGAAGAATATAAAGGCATTATTAGACATAAGACCTGATGAAGTAACAGTATTAAGAAATGGACAGGCTACAGTTATAAATCCATCAGCAATTGAATTAGGTGAAAGCATACAGGTAAAGCCAGGAGAAAAAGTTGCCTTAGATGGAGAACTATTATCTGAAAATGCATCATTCAACACAGCCGCATTAACAGGAGAAAGTAAACCAGATACAAAATACAAGGGCGAAGCTATCTATGCAGGAATGATAAACTTAAATACAGTATCAGAGGTAAAAGTAACCGCACTATTCAAAGATAGTAAGCTAAGTAAGATTTTAGAAATGGTGCAGGATGCAACAGCAAGAAAATCACAGACACAATTGTTTATTTCAAGGTTTGCTAAAGTGTATACACCAATAGTATTTTTCTTAGCACTTGCAGTATGTTTAGTTCCTTATTTGATTGTAGATGATTATGTATTTACAACATGGTTTTATAGAGCATTAGTATTCTTAGTTATCAGTTGTCCATGTGCATTAGTAGTGTCGATACCATTAGGATATTTTGGAGGAATTGGTTTAGCATCAAGAAATGGAATACTCTTTAAAGGTGGCAACTTCTTAGATGTGATGACTAAGATTAATACCGTAGTGATGGATAAAACAGGAACACTAACCAAAGGTGTTTTTAAAGTTCAACAGGTAGTACCAAACAACATAAGCAAAGAGGAACTTGTAAAACTCACTTCAGCATTAGAACAAAACTCAACACATCCAATTGCTAAAGCAGTAACAGAATATGCAGGTACTGCAAAAGACAATGTAAAAGTAGAAGGTGTTGAAGAAATATCAGGTCATGGTTTAAAAGGTAGTGTCGAAGGCAAGGAAGTATTAGCAGGTAATTTAAAGCTGTTAAAGAAGTTCGGTATTAATTATCCTGAAGAGTTAGAACAGGAAGTTAATACAATAGTAGTAGTAGCAGTAAACAATGCTTATGCAGGTTACATTACAATAGCAGATGAAGTTAAAGAAGATGCAAAGCAGGCAATTGAAGAAATGCATAAACTGAATATCCAAACCGTGATGCTTTCGGGCGACAAGCAAAGTGTGGTCAATCAGGTGGCAAAGAGCATTGGAATAGATAAAGCATTTGGCGACTTACTACCCGAAGGCAAAGTAGAAAAAGTACAACAACTAAAGAACGAAGGAAGGCGAATAGCATTCGCAGGTGATGGAGTGAACGATGCACCGGTAGTTGCTTTAGCAGATGCAGGCATAGCAATGGGAGGTTTAGGAAGTGATGCAACAATAGAAACAGCAGACATAGTAATTCAGAACGACCAGCCTTCAAAAATTGTATCAGCAATCAAAATAGGAAAGATTACAAGAAACATTGTTTGGCAGAACATCATCTTAGCAATGGTTGTAAAAATCATTGTACTTATTTTAGGAGCCGGTGGCGTTGCCACCCTGTGGGAAGCAGTAATTGCAGATGTAGGAGTAGCACTGTTAGCCATCCTGAATGCTGTTCGCATCCAGAAAATAAAAGTGTAG
- a CDS encoding methyltransferase family protein, whose translation MLQYLKYYLPLFLLVYLLITFVLPSIRVYKKTGINPVTFGKSDNAHDYIGTIMKVLTGLLVIAVLLFSLSANTYIYLNPIPFLQKDWLQYTGLFIIHASLIWIVIAQYHMKQSWRIGIDEKNRTELITNGFFSLSRNPIFLGMILSTIGIFLIIPDTVTFFVAATSYIVIQIQIRLEEEFLIKQHGTVYTEYKRTVRRLL comes from the coding sequence ATGTTACAATACCTAAAATACTATCTGCCGCTTTTCTTACTTGTGTACCTACTTATCACTTTCGTTCTGCCAAGTATAAGAGTTTATAAGAAGACAGGCATTAATCCTGTAACCTTCGGTAAAAGTGATAATGCACATGATTACATAGGAACAATAATGAAAGTGTTAACAGGGCTGCTTGTTATAGCAGTCCTGTTATTCTCTTTATCTGCAAACACATATATATACCTAAATCCAATTCCATTTCTTCAAAAAGATTGGTTGCAATACACAGGCTTATTCATTATTCATGCTTCACTTATCTGGATAGTAATTGCACAATACCACATGAAGCAATCCTGGAGAATAGGTATAGATGAAAAGAACAGAACAGAATTGATAACAAATGGTTTTTTCAGCTTATCACGTAACCCTATTTTTTTAGGAATGATACTTAGCACCATAGGTATCTTTTTAATCATTCCTGATACAGTTACATTCTTTGTAGCTGCTACATCTTACATCGTCATACAAATTCAAATACGATTGGAAGAAGAGTTCTTAATAAAACAACATGGCACAGTTTATACCGAATACAAAAGAACAGTAAGAAGACTATTATGA
- a CDS encoding efflux RND transporter periplasmic adaptor subunit: MKKLFLIITILNLLASCGNKKTETVKEEEHHEEAPGTIVSLTEEQIKTAGIQLGTIELKNLQTSIKANGMLSVPNENKAFITSVNSGVIKTLLIHPGKYVKKGQVVATIVNPDVANLQQQLQTVNAQISLAEIEYKRQRELVAGDAAPLKNVQRVQTELATLRVTRNSLQKQLSAMGISASSVGRGNIITTLTITAPISGTVSNVIAQIGSNVDPSTPLAEIVNNSRLHLDLFVFEKDLPRLHANQTIHFTLTNNPGKEYDAQIYSIGTAFANETKTVPIHAVVMGDKTGLIEGMNITAVISIGTNVVPAVPTEAIVNSQGQDYIFVLTTAEEEHHEEGEKEEGHEEKEAGHKEGESHATTNFERIAVIKGATDVGYTEVKLLKDLPPQTKIITKGAFFALAKMTNTGGHEH, encoded by the coding sequence ATGAAGAAATTATTTTTAATAATAACCATCCTAAACCTGCTTGCCTCTTGTGGTAACAAGAAGACGGAAACAGTAAAGGAAGAAGAGCACCACGAAGAAGCACCAGGCACCATTGTTTCTCTTACTGAAGAACAGATAAAAACAGCAGGTATACAATTAGGTACAATTGAGCTTAAAAACCTGCAAACATCAATCAAGGCAAATGGTATGTTATCTGTTCCAAATGAGAACAAGGCTTTCATTACATCTGTTAACAGTGGAGTGATAAAAACATTGCTTATCCATCCCGGCAAATACGTAAAGAAAGGACAGGTTGTAGCTACAATTGTAAATCCTGATGTTGCTAACCTGCAACAACAATTACAGACAGTAAATGCACAAATTAGCCTTGCAGAAATTGAATATAAAAGGCAAAGAGAACTGGTAGCTGGTGATGCAGCACCATTGAAGAATGTACAAAGAGTACAAACAGAATTGGCAACGCTAAGGGTAACCAGAAATTCGCTGCAAAAGCAGTTGAGTGCAATGGGTATATCTGCAAGCAGTGTAGGTAGAGGAAACATTATTACTACCCTTACCATTACAGCCCCTATAAGTGGCACAGTAAGCAATGTAATTGCTCAAATTGGTTCCAATGTAGACCCTTCAACACCTCTTGCAGAAATAGTAAACAATTCAAGGTTGCACCTCGACTTATTTGTTTTTGAGAAAGACTTGCCAAGGCTTCATGCAAACCAAACAATACATTTCACCTTAACTAACAATCCAGGCAAAGAGTATGATGCACAGATATATTCGATAGGTACAGCCTTTGCAAATGAAACGAAAACAGTTCCAATTCATGCAGTGGTGATGGGTGATAAAACAGGATTGATTGAAGGCATGAATATAACCGCAGTAATAAGTATAGGCACTAACGTTGTTCCTGCTGTACCAACAGAGGCAATTGTAAACTCACAAGGACAGGATTACATTTTTGTATTAACAACGGCAGAAGAAGAACATCATGAGGAAGGCGAAAAGGAAGAAGGTCATGAAGAAAAAGAGGCAGGACATAAAGAAGGTGAAAGTCATGCAACAACAAATTTTGAAAGAATAGCAGTTATTAAGGGCGCAACAGACGTAGGGTATACCGAGGTCAAACTATTAAAAGACCTTCCACCACAAACAAAGATTATTACTAAAGGCGCATTCTTTGCCTTAGCCAAAATGACAAATACAGGAGGACACGAACACTAA